A genomic segment from Methanosphaera sp. WGK6 encodes:
- a CDS encoding TM1802 family CRISPR-associated protein — translation MENNLIIKHRYVLDEILITDDKKASFLLGFLTRKLTHMEYHKLKKTPFLNKIYEIDLNHDKIKALYPVMINEIRKYDAIFKELEEEASISLLKSDKNWNINDEETSFYFTLGYTLGSAPNYKRDINDKEITS, via the coding sequence ATGGAAAATAATTTAATAATAAAACATAGATATGTGTTAGATGAAATACTAATAACTGATGATAAAAAAGCATCATTTCTACTAGGATTTTTAACACGTAAACTAACACACATGGAATATCATAAACTTAAAAAAACACCATTTTTAAACAAAATCTATGAAATAGACTTAAATCATGATAAAATAAAAGCACTATATCCAGTAATGATTAATGAAATTCGTAAATATGATGCAATATTTAAAGAACTAGAAGAAGAAGCATCAATATCTCTACTAAAATCAGATAAAAACTGGAATATAAATGATGAAGAAACAAGTTTCTATTTTACACTAGGTTATACACTTGGAAGTGCACCTAACTACAAAAGAGATATCAACGATAAAGAAATAACAAGTTAA
- a CDS encoding potassium channel family protein, whose product MNLKSMNINMSEENRRLLLELKDIILIILTLIDFIFIFIITVYDISYNELRFMALFDLIVCVVLFFNLVYIYRHSNESPGTFIRTHIVDILSIIPFNFIFLRYLAIFRVIRIIKVLQVFQIFKLYNIRHYNFGALKYFVRNRLLKVLGILIVFYIILSSVILFKIDPSFTSLFDSVWYNIVTLTGVGYGDITPLSQPGKIMGMLTIIMGVLFISIFTAAMSALYMEKQEEDTRHAIKLYVNELKNRNKNLQKEIIKLDKDINVLHEKLDDVTQLLDEEIKKNSIDGVNDETRRSTEDGRGRR is encoded by the coding sequence ATGAACTTGAAATCAATGAATATTAATATGTCGGAGGAAAATAGGAGATTACTTCTTGAATTAAAGGATATTATTTTAATAATATTAACCTTAATTGATTTCATATTTATATTCATAATCACAGTTTATGATATTTCATATAATGAATTAAGATTCATGGCATTATTTGATTTAATAGTATGTGTTGTTTTATTTTTTAATTTAGTATATATTTATAGACATTCAAATGAATCTCCTGGGACTTTTATTAGAACACATATAGTTGATATCTTGTCAATTATCCCATTTAATTTCATATTTTTAAGATATCTGGCAATTTTCAGAGTTATACGTATAATAAAAGTATTACAAGTATTTCAAATATTTAAATTATATAATATTAGACATTATAACTTCGGAGCTTTAAAATACTTTGTTAGAAATCGATTATTAAAAGTACTAGGAATATTGATAGTATTTTATATAATATTATCTTCAGTTATATTATTTAAGATAGATCCATCATTTACATCATTATTTGATTCAGTATGGTATAATATAGTAACTCTGACTGGTGTAGGTTATGGTGATATAACGCCTTTGTCTCAGCCAGGTAAAATTATGGGTATGTTGACTATAATTATGGGTGTATTATTTATTAGTATTTTTACTGCTGCAATGTCTGCATTGTATATGGAAAAACAAGAAGAAGATACAAGACATGCTATTAAATTATATGTGAATGAACTTAAAAATAGGAATAAAAATCTTCAAAAGGAAATAATTAAGTTAGATAAAGATATTAATGTTTTACATGAAAAGTTAGATGATGTAACGCAATTACTTGATGAGGAAATTAAGAAAAATAGTATTGATGGTGTTAATGATGAAACCAGAAGAAGTACGGAAGATGGAAGAGGAAGAAGATGA
- a CDS encoding potassium channel family protein, with product MTDKNLTYIERYKQFIKIKDMILLSIIFIDLGFMIMGNILPINTEAKIFMSYFDLIVCFCLFLELLYKYTHSRDNFKTFLKQNFINILAILPLNLIYLRFFTLIRIYEILKIFFITNTSNKTKMRKRQKFLKENMLLDVIIVSIVYLVVVSFALKSFSSITINNIFDAFWFNIVTMANVGYGDINLMYMDSKLITIVTIFIGTYAVAILTAYLSALYNEKTDEEIENILKEYLGDVVQNLEDVECNVKEYSEEINLIKNDMVNLEDKIKLFIESRK from the coding sequence ATGACTGATAAAAATCTTACGTATATTGAACGTTATAAACAATTTATTAAAATAAAAGACATGATTTTACTTTCTATAATATTTATAGATCTTGGATTTATGATTATGGGAAATATACTTCCAATAAATACTGAAGCAAAAATATTCATGTCTTACTTTGATTTAATAGTTTGTTTCTGCCTATTTTTAGAACTACTATATAAATACACACATAGTAGAGATAATTTCAAAACATTTCTAAAACAAAATTTTATCAATATACTTGCAATACTACCTTTAAATCTGATTTATCTAAGATTTTTCACATTAATTCGTATATATGAAATATTAAAAATATTTTTCATAACTAACACGTCTAATAAAACAAAAATGAGAAAAAGACAGAAATTTTTAAAGGAAAATATGTTACTTGATGTAATTATTGTTTCTATTGTTTATCTAGTTGTGGTTTCATTTGCATTAAAATCATTTAGTTCAATAACTATAAATAATATTTTTGATGCATTCTGGTTTAATATAGTGACTATGGCTAATGTTGGATATGGTGATATTAATCTCATGTATATGGATAGTAAACTAATAACAATAGTCACGATATTTATAGGTACATATGCAGTAGCTATTCTTACAGCATATTTATCTGCATTATATAATGAGAAAACTGATGAAGAAATAGAAAACATTCTTAAAGAGTATTTGGGGGATGTAGTTCAAAATCTAGAAGATGTTGAATGTAATGTTAAAGAATATAGTGAAGAGATTAATTTAATAAAGAATGACATGGTTAATTTAGAAGATAAAATTAAATTATTTATTGAAAGTAGGAAATAG
- a CDS encoding flavodoxin family protein, with the protein MKVLGIVGSPRKDGNCDVLVKEFLDATDAETEYIFLNQKKLFGCNACMACENGDCVIDDDGNEIIKSLLDADVLVFATPIYYGQMTAQAKAFVDRFYQISRNAEKSLEGKKVVTIFTQAQPENVFGDYIESFKTMPFGYMGMEVIGNVTAMGTQSKGDSDELAKYIDEVKEIASNL; encoded by the coding sequence ATGAAAGTATTAGGAATAGTAGGAAGTCCAAGAAAAGATGGAAATTGTGATGTATTAGTAAAAGAATTTTTAGATGCAACAGATGCAGAAACAGAATACATATTTTTAAATCAAAAAAAATTATTTGGATGTAATGCATGTATGGCATGTGAAAATGGTGATTGTGTAATAGATGATGATGGTAATGAAATAATCAAGTCATTATTAGATGCAGATGTACTTGTATTTGCAACACCAATATACTATGGACAAATGACAGCACAAGCAAAAGCATTTGTAGATAGATTCTACCAAATTTCTAGAAATGCTGAAAAATCATTAGAAGGTAAAAAAGTAGTAACAATATTCACACAAGCACAACCTGAAAATGTATTTGGAGACTACATTGAATCATTCAAAACAATGCCATTTGGATACATGGGCATGGAAGTAATAGGAAATGTAACCGCTATGGGAACACAATCTAAAGGAGATAGTGATGAACTAGCTAAATACATTGATGAAGTAAAAGAAATTGCTTCAAATTTATAA
- a CDS encoding glutamylcysteine synthetase encodes MQKKSSTQVSNDNVKKELYKRFIEPTMHGRKDFIGIEIEIPILNLEKKPVNFLIVHEITQEFEDNYPSFSRQNIDHDGHVCSLINKENGDIISYDCSYNNLEFSFGIVKNLFEVDERFKEYYTFFKNAFEKHNHTLTGIGINPYRIYNHHVPIPNERYRMLFHHLCSYSKYSKLPKYFHDHPEYGMFSSASQVQLDVEKENLVKTINVFSKLEPIKAILFSNSVLLGENEDLLCCRDMFWQDSTHGINPHNIGMYEKELKNIDELIEYIQSLNIYCTMRNGLYINFPTINIMKYFESEHIEGEYCDKGVYDAITLTPELGDIEYLRSFKFLDLTYRGTIEYRSACTQPISDALTVAAFQLGLKDKLDELDDLFEKDTIIYHQGYTASELRKLFVQKDLPVFVDEDQLYELIITVLDMCKQGLIERGLGEEKFIEPLYERARNHTNPARKMLDNLDNGVSIEEIIKDYGTLN; translated from the coding sequence GTGCAGAAAAAATCATCCACCCAAGTAAGTAATGATAATGTAAAAAAAGAATTATATAAGAGGTTTATTGAACCTACGATGCATGGCAGGAAAGATTTTATTGGAATTGAAATAGAAATACCTATATTAAATCTAGAAAAAAAACCAGTAAACTTTCTAATAGTACATGAAATTACACAAGAATTTGAAGATAATTATCCATCATTTTCTCGTCAAAACATAGATCATGATGGACATGTATGTTCACTAATCAATAAAGAAAATGGTGATATAATATCATATGATTGTTCATATAATAATCTTGAATTCTCATTTGGTATAGTAAAAAATCTATTTGAAGTAGATGAAAGATTCAAAGAATACTATACATTCTTCAAAAATGCCTTTGAAAAGCATAATCATACACTAACAGGTATAGGAATAAATCCATATAGGATATATAACCATCATGTTCCAATTCCCAATGAAAGATATAGAATGTTATTTCATCATTTATGTTCTTATTCCAAGTACTCAAAATTACCAAAATACTTTCATGATCACCCCGAATATGGAATGTTTTCAAGTGCATCACAAGTACAGTTAGATGTAGAAAAAGAAAATCTAGTAAAAACAATTAACGTGTTTTCAAAACTAGAACCCATTAAAGCCATACTATTTTCAAACTCAGTACTACTTGGCGAAAATGAAGATTTATTATGTTGTAGAGATATGTTCTGGCAAGATAGTACTCATGGTATAAATCCACATAATATTGGAATGTATGAAAAAGAACTCAAAAACATTGATGAATTAATAGAATATATTCAATCATTAAATATTTACTGTACTATGAGAAATGGATTATACATTAATTTTCCAACAATAAATATTATGAAATACTTTGAAAGTGAACACATAGAAGGAGAATATTGTGATAAAGGAGTTTATGATGCAATTACATTAACACCAGAATTAGGTGACATAGAATATTTACGTTCATTCAAATTCCTTGATTTAACATACCGTGGAACAATAGAATATAGAAGTGCATGTACACAGCCAATAAGTGATGCATTAACAGTTGCAGCTTTTCAATTAGGATTAAAAGATAAACTTGATGAATTAGATGACTTATTTGAAAAAGATACAATAATCTATCATCAAGGTTACACAGCATCTGAGCTACGTAAATTATTTGTTCAAAAAGATTTACCTGTATTTGTAGATGAAGACCAATTATATGAATTAATAATCACAGTTCTTGACATGTGTAAACAAGGTCTTATTGAAAGAGGACTAGGTGAAGAAAAATTCATTGAACCATTATATGAAAGAGCAAGAAATCATACAAATCCTGCTCGTAAAATGCTAGATAATCTAGATAACGGAGTATCCATTGAAGAAATAATTAAAGATTATGGAACTCTTAATTAA
- a CDS encoding class II glutamine amidotransferase, which translates to MCELFGVSCSHCVQINDYLESFYKHCENHPHGWGLALMQDNQSIIDKQPMKALDSEYLRQLLDSPIFAEHAFAHIRLATMGYIDSFNCHPFLNIDKTGRTWTLIHNGTIFKSELLDKYISSQIGETDSERVLMYIIDKINEIESKRSEPLDDKEMFHLLETIISTLAEGNKLNLMIYNGSTMYIHTNCDGGIHYLEKNDTIYFSTTKLSDENWKKVPINTVYAIKNGSVIYKGKKHEYEYILSEDQFKFLLEIMSPEMKAGLIEQFGELSAEKIIHPSK; encoded by the coding sequence ATGTGTGAATTATTTGGTGTAAGTTGTAGTCATTGTGTTCAAATAAATGACTATTTAGAATCATTCTATAAACACTGCGAAAATCATCCACATGGATGGGGATTAGCATTAATGCAAGATAATCAATCAATAATTGATAAACAACCAATGAAAGCATTAGATAGTGAATATTTAAGACAATTACTAGATAGTCCTATATTTGCAGAACATGCATTTGCACATATAAGACTAGCAACAATGGGTTATATAGATTCATTTAATTGTCATCCTTTCTTGAATATTGATAAAACAGGACGAACATGGACATTAATACATAATGGAACAATATTTAAGAGTGAATTATTAGACAAGTACATTTCATCACAAATCGGGGAAACAGACTCGGAAAGAGTCTTAATGTATATTATAGATAAAATAAATGAAATAGAATCAAAAAGATCAGAACCATTGGATGATAAGGAAATGTTTCACTTGCTAGAAACAATAATATCTACACTAGCTGAAGGTAATAAATTAAATTTAATGATATATAATGGTTCAACAATGTATATCCACACAAACTGTGATGGTGGAATACACTACTTAGAAAAAAATGACACTATATACTTTTCCACAACAAAATTAAGTGATGAAAACTGGAAAAAAGTACCTATAAATACAGTATATGCAATAAAAAATGGATCAGTCATATATAAGGGAAAAAAACATGAATATGAATATATACTTTCAGAAGATCAATTTAAGTTCTTACTAGAAATAATGAGTCCTGAAATGAAAGCAGGTTTAATAGAACAATTTGGTGAGTTAAGTGCAGAAAAAATCATCCACCCAAGTAAGTAA
- a CDS encoding flavodoxin, which produces MMKIDIRYYTKSGHTEKLANAISEVINVPAKPISEKLDEDIDILFLGSSIYGNSIDPTLPKFFNDIDVNIGSIVSFSTAGVMESTYEQIVELANLYGISVDKREFHCRGEFAGINKGRPNSADVENIKRFVRDILD; this is translated from the coding sequence ATGATGAAAATAGACATAAGATATTATACTAAATCGGGACATACTGAAAAATTAGCTAATGCTATTTCAGAAGTTATAAATGTTCCAGCTAAACCTATCAGTGAGAAATTAGATGAAGATATTGATATTCTTTTTTTAGGTAGTAGTATTTATGGTAATTCTATTGATCCAACATTACCTAAATTTTTTAATGATATTGATGTTAATATTGGTTCTATTGTAAGTTTTAGTACTGCAGGTGTTATGGAATCTACTTATGAACAGATAGTTGAACTTGCTAATTTATATGGTATTTCTGTTGATAAAAGAGAGTTTCATTGTCGTGGTGAGTTTGCTGGTATTAATAAAGGTAGGCCAAATAGTGCTGATGTTGAGAATATTAAACGGTTTGTTAGAGATATTCTTGACTAA
- a CDS encoding glutathione peroxidase, whose product MSVYDFEVRDDQGNLVSLKDYEGKVLLIVNSATECGFTPQYTELTEIYNEFKDEGFVILDFPCNQFGGQAPGTISEIKETCRLKFLVEYPIFDKIDVNGDNASELYEYLKNEKGFEGFDEDHELTPILDDIISKIDADYKNNNDIKWNFTKFLIDREGNVVARFEPTKDLSIVKNEIKELL is encoded by the coding sequence ATGTCAGTATATGATTTTGAAGTTAGAGATGATCAAGGAAATTTAGTTTCCTTAAAAGACTATGAAGGAAAAGTATTATTAATTGTTAATTCTGCTACTGAATGTGGTTTTACTCCACAATACACAGAATTAACTGAAATTTATAATGAATTTAAAGATGAAGGATTTGTTATTCTTGATTTCCCATGTAATCAATTTGGTGGTCAAGCACCAGGTACAATATCTGAAATTAAGGAAACATGTAGACTTAAATTCCTTGTTGAATATCCTATTTTTGATAAAATAGATGTTAATGGTGATAATGCTAGTGAGTTATATGAATATCTTAAGAATGAAAAAGGATTTGAAGGATTTGATGAAGATCATGAATTAACTCCTATTCTTGATGATATTATCAGTAAAATTGATGCTGATTATAAAAATAATAATGATATTAAATGGAATTTCACTAAGTTTTTAATTGACCGTGAAGGTAATGTTGTAGCTAGATTTGAACCTACAAAGGATTTAAGTATAGTTAAAAATGAAATTAAAGAGTTATTATGA
- a CDS encoding flavodoxin family protein, translated as MRIAIRYYTKSGNTEKLANAISEVIGVEAKRVSEPLTDDVDILFLGSSVYAAGVSSDVKKFIKEINVNVGQVVNFSSAALIESTYSQVKKLVEAKKLVMSSEEFHCRGSFHMLHRNKPDESDLENIKLFAKKIINE; from the coding sequence ATGAGGATTGCAATAAGATATTATACTAAAAGTGGAAACACTGAAAAATTAGCTAATGCAATATCTGAGGTTATTGGTGTGGAAGCTAAGAGAGTCTCTGAACCTTTAACTGATGATGTTGACATATTATTTTTAGGTAGTAGTGTTTATGCTGCTGGTGTATCCTCTGATGTGAAGAAATTTATTAAAGAGATTAATGTTAATGTAGGTCAAGTAGTAAACTTTAGTTCAGCTGCTTTAATTGAATCAACATATAGTCAAGTTAAAAAATTAGTTGAAGCAAAGAAATTAGTAATGTCTAGTGAAGAATTCCATTGTCGTGGTTCTTTTCACATGTTACATAGAAATAAACCAGATGAATCTGATTTAGAAAATATTAAATTATTTGCTAAAAAAATAATTAATGAATGA
- a CDS encoding cation diffusion facilitator family transporter translates to MDRDKKIINTSIIGIIVNLILVAFKATIGILVNSIAITLDAVNNLTDALSSIITIIGTKLAGRAPDKDHPYGYGRIEYFSSVIIAVIILWAGLTALQESFPKIFAPDVTGYTTVSLIIIAVAVVVKFVLGRYVKGIGEDINSQALVASGSDAFFDSILSLSTLVAAIISLIWNISLEGILGVIIAIVIIKASIEMLQETVNSMIGSRIDSELSLKIKDKINSFDKVHGSYDLVLHNYGPEQSIGSVHIEVDDTLTAKQIHVLSNMISGTIYDDLV, encoded by the coding sequence ATGGATAGAGATAAAAAAATAATTAATACTAGTATTATAGGAATAATTGTTAACTTAATTCTAGTAGCATTTAAAGCAACAATAGGTATTCTTGTTAATTCTATAGCAATTACTTTAGATGCAGTAAATAACTTAACTGATGCTCTATCATCTATTATAACTATCATAGGTACCAAACTTGCAGGACGAGCTCCGGATAAAGATCATCCATATGGTTATGGTAGAATCGAATATTTTTCATCAGTAATTATTGCAGTAATTATATTATGGGCTGGTTTAACAGCATTACAAGAATCATTTCCAAAGATATTTGCGCCCGATGTAACAGGATATACAACAGTATCACTTATTATAATAGCTGTAGCAGTTGTTGTTAAATTTGTTCTTGGAAGGTATGTTAAAGGTATTGGGGAGGATATTAATTCGCAAGCACTTGTAGCTTCAGGTAGTGATGCATTTTTTGATTCAATTTTATCATTATCAACACTTGTTGCTGCTATTATAAGTTTAATCTGGAATATAAGTTTAGAAGGTATTCTTGGAGTAATAATTGCTATTGTTATTATAAAAGCAAGTATTGAAATGCTTCAAGAAACTGTAAATAGTATGATTGGTTCACGTATAGATTCTGAATTATCTTTGAAAATTAAAGATAAAATTAATTCATTTGATAAAGTTCATGGAAGCTATGATTTAGTTCTTCATAATTATGGGCCTGAGCAAAGTATTGGTTCTGTGCATATTGAAGTTGATGATACATTAACAGCTAAACAAATTCATGTTCTTAGTAATATGATTTCTGGAACAATTTATGATGATTTGGTGTAA